The following are encoded in a window of Castanea sativa cultivar Marrone di Chiusa Pesio chromosome 9, ASM4071231v1 genomic DNA:
- the LOC142609066 gene encoding uncharacterized protein LOC142609066 yields MTRYSWQRSLTDYGKVLKQIKDEGSLTFPGKLKSDPNKRSRDKYYHFHCDHGHDTFKCYDLKQQIEALIRQGKLQRFMSKEKTDQPREQDPRRENKCPKPPFEDIRMIVRGTSISCLTKRARKTYLQLVLNVQLTGLVLRMARVDDPVIRFTEEDARQLHHPYDDALVVSIQIGDYNTYRVLIDNGSSANILYYPAFQQIRIEREGLIPIDTPLVGFGGTRVFLLGAVTLPVTIGDYP; encoded by the exons atgacaagatactcgtggcaACGTTCACTAACAGACTACGGAAAg GTGCTAAAGCAGATAAAGGACGAAGGATCGTTGACGTTTCCTGGTAAGCTGAAGAGTGATCCCAACAAGAGGTCCAGGGATAAATACTATCATTTCCATTGCGACCACGGGCACGATACTTTCAAGTGTTAcgatttgaagcagcagatagaagcCCTGATCAGGCAAGGGAAATTGCAAAGGTTCATGAGCAAAGAGAAGACGGACCAGCCGCGAGAGCAGGACCCTCGAAGGGAGAACAAGTGCCCCAAGCCACCCTTCGAAGACATAAGAATGATTGTGAGGGGTACATCAATTTCTTGTTTAACCAAGAGGGCACGCAAGACCTACCTCCAGTTGGTTCTGAACGTCCAACTGACAGGGTTGGTCCTAAGGATGGCACGTGTGGATGACCCGGTAATCAGGTTCACGGAAGAAGACGCTCGACAACTCCATCATCCATATGATGATGCGCTTGTCGTAAGTATACAGATTGGTGACTACAACACTTACAGGGTTTTAATAGATAACGGAAGCTCTGCCAATATACTCTACTACCCGGCGTTTCAGCAAATAAGGATTGAAAGAGAAGGATTGATTCCGATTGACACACCACTAGTTGGGTTTGGAGGAACAAGGGTGTTCCTGTTAGGCGCGGTCACCTTGCCCGTCACAATTGGCGATTACCCCTAG